From a region of the Nitrospiraceae bacterium genome:
- the nuoI gene encoding NADH-quinone oxidoreductase subunit NuoI, which produces MSVGALTKKILQAALFYEIWDAMKVTFKHMFHRPITFQYPREQRTIPDAHRGALGLLRYDDGRDRCVGCDLCEAACPSRCIKVISQEDPERPLQRYATEFYIDITKCVFCGYCVEACPVNALAMTKMYEFSTHDKRTLLFDKKRLYEIGERHLSDAKKYLYAHNQEKNSTESREYRYYFPQSVVKPTQAQPKHLS; this is translated from the coding sequence ATGAGTGTCGGGGCATTGACCAAAAAGATTCTTCAGGCCGCGCTGTTCTATGAGATCTGGGACGCGATGAAGGTGACGTTCAAGCACATGTTCCATCGCCCCATCACGTTCCAATATCCCCGCGAGCAGCGCACGATTCCGGATGCACATCGGGGCGCCCTGGGCCTGCTCCGATACGACGATGGCCGGGACCGCTGCGTGGGTTGCGACCTCTGCGAGGCCGCCTGCCCGTCGCGCTGCATCAAGGTCATCAGCCAGGAAGATCCGGAGCGTCCGTTGCAGCGATATGCCACGGAGTTCTACATCGACATTACCAAGTGCGTCTTTTGCGGCTACTGTGTGGAAGCCTGTCCCGTCAACGCGCTTGCCATGACCAAGATGTATGAGTTCTCCACCCACGACAAGCGCACCCTCCTGTTCGACAAGAAGCGGCTCTATGAGATCGGTGAACGCCATCTCTCGGACGCAAAGAAATATCTGTACGCCCATAATCAGGAAAAGAATTCAACCGAGAGTCGCGAGTACCGGTACTATTTTCCGCAGTCGGTCGTGAAGCCGACGCAGGCACAACCTAAACATTTGAGCTGA
- a CDS encoding NADH-quinone oxidoreductase subunit M produces MLEEFSFGFPILSYLIFLPLVGAAILWLIEDEDLVKTTALGISLVELALTILVLLRFVPDSPAMQFSEHARWLPALGISYHLAVDGISVLFVGLTAFLTVLIVIYSWDTVRSQVRLYFMALLALETTTIGIFCSIDLILFFVFWELMLIPSYFMIKLWGGGAERHYAALKYVLYTLLGSVFMLVGIALLDINYHQWAVAHHLEHVYSFDLLELLSVPIPLGQQILIFWLMFMGFAFKAPVFPFHTWLPDALVEGPIGMAVMLAGMKLGTYGFLRFTFPLVPEASKSEGVVSIVMVLGLIAIVYGAIVALIQPDFKRLLAFSSISHLGFVIVGLFALNYQGLQGSLLTMINLGFSTAGLFFIAGFLSTRQQTTHMSAFGGLAKQLPLLAIFFLIIGLASIGLPGTNGFVGEFLILLGAFKAKWWYAAIAVTGVIFGAAYFLWYYERAMLGPLTKQISGAVKDLHMREITIALSLSVMILWIGLYPSPFLRMMNGSIQAVVDRLDRAKVATAETIVRIPGK; encoded by the coding sequence ATGTTGGAAGAATTCAGTTTCGGGTTCCCCATCCTCTCCTACCTGATATTCCTGCCGTTGGTAGGGGCGGCGATCCTGTGGTTGATCGAGGATGAGGATCTCGTCAAGACGACGGCCTTGGGAATTTCCCTCGTCGAGTTGGCGCTGACTATCTTGGTGTTGCTCCGCTTCGTGCCCGATTCACCGGCGATGCAGTTTTCCGAACATGCGCGTTGGCTGCCGGCCCTGGGCATCAGCTATCACCTGGCGGTAGACGGCATCAGCGTGTTGTTCGTCGGACTGACGGCGTTCCTGACCGTCCTCATCGTGATCTATTCGTGGGACACGGTCCGCAGCCAGGTTCGACTCTACTTCATGGCCCTGCTTGCGCTCGAGACCACCACGATCGGCATTTTCTGCTCCATCGACCTGATTCTCTTCTTCGTCTTCTGGGAACTCATGCTGATTCCCAGCTACTTCATGATCAAGCTGTGGGGCGGCGGAGCCGAGCGCCATTACGCGGCCCTTAAATATGTCCTCTACACGCTCCTGGGCAGCGTGTTCATGCTGGTCGGTATCGCCCTCCTCGACATCAACTATCATCAGTGGGCGGTGGCGCACCACCTGGAACATGTCTATTCCTTCGATTTGTTGGAATTGCTCTCGGTGCCGATTCCGCTCGGCCAACAGATCCTGATTTTCTGGCTCATGTTCATGGGCTTCGCGTTCAAAGCACCGGTGTTCCCGTTCCACACCTGGCTCCCGGACGCCCTCGTCGAAGGCCCCATCGGCATGGCAGTCATGCTGGCCGGGATGAAGCTCGGAACCTATGGATTCCTCCGCTTCACGTTCCCCCTGGTCCCGGAAGCTTCCAAGAGTGAAGGAGTCGTGTCCATCGTCATGGTGCTGGGACTGATCGCGATCGTCTATGGCGCAATCGTCGCGTTGATTCAGCCGGACTTTAAGCGGCTCCTCGCGTTCAGCAGCATCAGCCACCTTGGGTTCGTAATCGTCGGCCTCTTCGCGCTGAACTACCAGGGCTTGCAGGGCAGCCTGTTGACCATGATCAACCTAGGCTTCAGCACGGCCGGTCTCTTTTTCATCGCCGGCTTCCTCAGCACCAGGCAACAAACTACCCACATGTCGGCCTTTGGTGGTCTGGCCAAACAGCTCCCGCTGCTCGCCATCTTTTTCCTGATCATTGGCCTTGCCTCGATCGGACTGCCCGGCACGAACGGCTTCGTGGGTGAGTTTTTGATTCTCCTCGGAGCGTTCAAGGCGAAGTGGTGGTACGCAGCCATCGCCGTCACAGGCGTGATCTTCGGAGCGGCCTACTTCCTCTGGTACTACGAACGGGCCATGCTCGGTCCCCTGACGAAGCAGATCTCCGGCGCCGTGAAGGATCTGCACATGCGCGAAATTACGATCGCTCTGTCCTTATCGGTCATGATTCTCTGGATCGGCCTGTATCCGTCGCCTTTTTTACGCATGATGAACGGGTCCATCCAGGCGGTCGTCGACCGTCTGGACCGCGCCAAGGTCGCCACGGCTGAAACCATTGTTCGAATCCCGGGTAAATAG
- the nuoL gene encoding NADH-quinone oxidoreductase subunit L, translating to MTDSIDLIIKLIPVFPLLAATINGLFGHRYSHDLAHRFAWGSVLMSFLSVLAVFTDVLKTGAVHEVVAYKWIFGGDLTINLAFLVDPLTCIMLLVVTGVGFLIHVYSVGYMHGEEGFTRFFVYLNLFMVSMLLLVMGNNYVVLFIGWEGVGLCSYLLIGYYYDKVSAAKAATKAFVVNRIGDAGFLLAIFLVFVNFRTLDYTQVMAKVGQLSPEMATAIALCLLVGAVGKSAQLPLYTWLPDAMEGPTPVSALIHAATMVTAGVYMIVRNHPIYDLSPVAMTIVACVGGTTALFAATIGLVQTDIKRVLAYSTVSQLGYMFLGCGIGAYTAAVFHLMTHAFFKALLFLSAGSVIHALSGEQDIRKMGALKSKIPWTHALFLIGTVAIAGIPPLAGFWSKDEIMGHAFVHHHYVLYGMAAIGAFLTSFYMFRLTYLTFYGNSRLDHHTASHVHESPMVMIGPLVVLGTLSVVGGFPGVPPENGWFHHFLQPVAGVAGAGEHETGSGLLLALMGTATIIALMGWGLAHYFYSGHTTAADALAAKMPGAYTTLLNKYYVDELYDSLFVEPTKRLGMLWDWFDRTIIDGIVRGVGQMAETSSAASTWTEKYVVYGFLNIIGYANHLLALSWRRLQSGMVHHYAAIIIGGLFILVHIILLLWTSTSSTGYPTR from the coding sequence GTGACTGATTCCATCGATCTCATCATCAAGCTGATTCCGGTGTTTCCGCTGCTGGCCGCCACCATCAACGGCCTGTTCGGACATCGCTACTCCCACGACCTCGCGCACCGTTTCGCCTGGGGGTCGGTGCTGATGTCGTTCCTTTCGGTGCTGGCCGTCTTCACCGACGTTCTCAAGACCGGCGCGGTCCATGAAGTTGTCGCCTACAAGTGGATCTTCGGCGGCGATCTCACGATCAACCTTGCCTTCTTGGTCGACCCCCTGACCTGCATCATGTTGCTGGTCGTCACCGGAGTGGGATTCCTTATCCATGTCTACTCCGTCGGGTACATGCACGGAGAGGAGGGGTTCACCAGGTTCTTCGTGTACCTGAACCTCTTCATGGTCTCCATGCTCCTCCTGGTGATGGGCAACAACTATGTCGTGCTCTTCATCGGGTGGGAAGGCGTCGGTCTCTGTTCCTATCTGTTGATCGGCTACTACTATGATAAGGTCTCGGCCGCGAAGGCCGCGACCAAAGCCTTTGTCGTCAACCGCATCGGCGACGCCGGCTTCCTCCTGGCTATCTTCTTGGTCTTCGTGAACTTCCGCACCCTGGACTACACCCAGGTCATGGCCAAGGTCGGGCAGCTGTCGCCGGAAATGGCCACCGCCATCGCGCTCTGCCTGCTGGTCGGCGCAGTCGGCAAGTCAGCCCAGCTTCCCCTGTACACCTGGCTTCCGGACGCGATGGAAGGCCCCACTCCCGTCAGCGCGCTGATCCACGCGGCGACAATGGTGACGGCGGGCGTCTACATGATCGTCCGCAACCACCCGATTTACGATTTGTCCCCGGTCGCCATGACGATCGTGGCCTGCGTCGGCGGCACGACCGCCCTCTTTGCCGCCACCATCGGCCTCGTTCAAACAGACATCAAGCGGGTACTGGCCTACTCAACCGTCAGCCAGTTGGGCTACATGTTCCTCGGCTGCGGCATCGGGGCCTATACTGCGGCTGTCTTCCATCTGATGACCCACGCGTTCTTCAAGGCGCTCTTGTTCCTTTCCGCCGGCTCGGTGATCCATGCCCTCTCGGGCGAGCAAGACATCCGCAAGATGGGGGCCCTGAAGTCGAAGATTCCTTGGACCCATGCCTTGTTCCTCATCGGCACCGTGGCCATCGCCGGTATTCCGCCGCTGGCCGGGTTCTGGAGCAAGGACGAGATTATGGGACATGCCTTCGTCCATCACCACTATGTGCTCTACGGCATGGCGGCGATTGGGGCCTTCTTGACCTCCTTCTATATGTTCCGGCTGACGTACCTGACCTTCTACGGTAATTCGCGACTCGACCACCATACGGCTTCGCATGTGCACGAGTCCCCGATGGTGATGATCGGCCCCCTGGTAGTGCTTGGTACCCTGTCCGTCGTCGGCGGCTTCCCCGGTGTCCCGCCCGAGAACGGATGGTTCCACCACTTCCTCCAACCGGTCGCGGGAGTTGCAGGGGCGGGTGAGCACGAAACCGGATCCGGCTTGTTGTTGGCCCTGATGGGTACAGCCACGATCATCGCGTTGATGGGCTGGGGATTGGCCCACTACTTCTACAGCGGTCATACGACCGCAGCCGACGCCCTTGCCGCCAAGATGCCCGGCGCCTACACGACGCTGTTGAACAAGTACTATGTCGACGAACTCTATGACAGCCTGTTCGTGGAGCCGACGAAGCGCCTTGGCATGTTGTGGGACTGGTTCGATCGTACGATCATCGATGGGATCGTCCGGGGGGTGGGGCAGATGGCCGAAACCAGTTCCGCCGCCTCAACTTGGACCGAGAAATACGTCGTCTACGGATTTCTGAACATCATAGGGTACGCCAATCATTTGCTGGCCCTCTCCTGGCGGCGCCTGCAGAGCGGGATGGTGCACCATTACGCCGCGATCATCATCGGCGGGTTGTTTATCTTGGTCCACATCATTTTATTGTTGTGGACCAGCACGAGTTCCACGGGCTATCCCACCCGCTGA
- a CDS encoding CHASE3 domain-containing protein, producing the protein MPDTDAQRATSTAPQPPVPATPWAEGEPLSKLSPLLRLLNEFHGWSIERRVLAGFGLVFAGILVISAISYRNMTILIRNGQLDTRSHELVRLLASTGEAMDEAEDGHRRFLVTGDASYLKPYETLRERGPEYLRYLRDLTDPESGQRVRLEQLEQFMQKQLRAEQAAIELRRETGFEAVRAIALAGAAKEELDSAHRLQAQMEQEEAKGLQRRVIESATSTRSSIVLLILGAMLLFVLLAAVYYLIRHDITERRRVAEELHHRGEQLQAANKELEAFSYSVSHDLRAPLRHIDGYASLLAKAAATTLDAKAKRYLQTISESATRMGQLIDDLLVFSRMGRQEMLHAPVNLDQLVKSVLHDLRPDLQDRHISWTIAPLPEVQGDAAMLRQVFANLLANAVKFTGTTAEPRIEVGSRQTDPTEVVLFVRDNGVGFDMQYADKLFGVFQRLHRADEFEGTGIGLANVRRIIHRHGGKTWAEGALGEGATFYFTLPTKRP; encoded by the coding sequence ATGCCCGACACGGATGCCCAACGAGCGACCAGTACCGCGCCGCAGCCCCCGGTTCCTGCCACCCCCTGGGCTGAAGGCGAGCCCTTGTCCAAACTGAGTCCCCTGCTGCGGCTGCTCAATGAGTTCCACGGCTGGTCGATCGAACGTCGGGTGTTGGCCGGGTTCGGCTTAGTCTTCGCCGGGATCCTCGTGATCTCTGCGATCTCCTATCGCAATATGACCATCCTGATCCGAAACGGGCAGCTCGATACCCGGAGCCACGAACTCGTTCGGCTCCTGGCTTCGACCGGTGAGGCCATGGACGAAGCCGAGGACGGCCACCGCCGCTTCCTTGTCACCGGGGATGCGAGCTATCTGAAGCCGTATGAGACGCTGAGGGAAAGAGGCCCGGAATACCTTCGATACTTGCGAGACTTGACTGACCCGGAGAGCGGTCAGCGGGTCAGGCTCGAGCAGCTCGAGCAATTCATGCAGAAGCAGCTTCGAGCCGAACAGGCTGCCATCGAGCTGCGGCGCGAAACCGGATTCGAAGCTGTCCGAGCCATTGCGCTGGCCGGGGCCGCGAAGGAAGAGTTGGACAGCGCCCACCGCCTGCAAGCACAGATGGAGCAGGAGGAGGCGAAAGGATTGCAGCGCCGGGTGATCGAATCCGCCACGTCTACCCGCTCGAGCATCGTCCTGCTGATTCTCGGGGCCATGCTGCTCTTCGTCCTGTTGGCCGCTGTGTACTATCTCATCCGACACGATATTACCGAGCGCCGCCGGGTGGCCGAGGAGCTGCACCATCGCGGCGAACAATTGCAGGCGGCGAACAAGGAGCTAGAGGCCTTCAGTTATTCCGTCTCACACGACCTGCGCGCCCCCCTCCGCCACATCGACGGCTATGCCTCCTTACTGGCAAAGGCCGCGGCCACCACGCTCGACGCGAAGGCGAAACGGTACCTGCAGACGATCTCGGAGTCTGCGACGAGGATGGGCCAACTCATCGACGATCTCTTGGTCTTTTCACGAATGGGCCGCCAGGAGATGTTGCACGCCCCGGTGAATCTGGATCAGCTGGTAAAGTCCGTCCTCCATGATCTTCGCCCCGACTTGCAAGATCGGCACATCTCATGGACAATCGCGCCGCTCCCCGAAGTGCAGGGGGATGCAGCCATGCTCCGTCAGGTATTCGCCAACCTATTGGCCAATGCCGTCAAATTTACAGGCACCACGGCCGAGCCCAGGATCGAGGTCGGCAGCCGTCAGACGGACCCCACCGAAGTCGTGCTGTTTGTCCGGGACAACGGTGTTGGGTTCGACATGCAGTATGCCGACAAACTGTTCGGCGTGTTCCAGCGTCTACACCGGGCCGATGAATTCGAAGGCACCGGGATCGGACTCGCCAACGTCCGCCGCATCATCCACCGCCACGGGGGCAAAACCTGGGCGGAAGGCGCGCTGGGCGAAGGCGCCACTTTTTATTTCACTCTCCCGACGAAGAGGCCGTAA
- a CDS encoding NADH-quinone oxidoreductase subunit J, translating to MSWLFFGYFALISVVSGVLTVALRNPVQCGLALLSLLLHVSGLFIILNAEFLWAVQVIVYAGAILVLYLFVLMLLNLKTEERYFHSKAPYMLAPAMIGLVYLVTLILRSPMGGAKGDAPTAAILQGGDTHAVGIKMFSEYLLQFEIIGVFLTGAIIGAIVLAKTPKTIESRRDS from the coding sequence ATGTCCTGGCTGTTTTTTGGATATTTTGCACTGATTAGTGTTGTCTCAGGCGTTCTGACCGTCGCGCTGAGAAACCCGGTTCAATGCGGGTTGGCACTCCTCTCGCTGCTGCTGCATGTCTCCGGCCTGTTCATCATCCTCAACGCCGAGTTTCTGTGGGCTGTTCAGGTGATCGTGTATGCCGGCGCCATCCTCGTGCTCTATCTGTTCGTCCTGATGTTGCTGAACCTTAAGACGGAAGAGCGCTATTTCCACTCCAAAGCGCCCTACATGCTGGCACCGGCCATGATCGGCCTGGTTTATCTGGTGACCCTGATTCTGAGGTCTCCCATGGGCGGAGCCAAAGGCGACGCCCCGACCGCAGCGATTCTTCAGGGCGGCGATACCCACGCAGTCGGGATCAAGATGTTCAGCGAGTATTTGCTCCAGTTTGAAATCATCGGTGTCTTTCTGACCGGCGCCATCATCGGCGCCATCGTCCTGGCGAAGACGCCCAAAACGATCGAATCGAGACGAGATTCATGA
- the nuoK gene encoding NADH-quinone oxidoreductase subunit NuoK has protein sequence MIPLSAYVVVSAILFATGLLGVLIRRNFIIVLMAVEIMLNAANINLVAFSHYLESMQGQIVALFIIAIAAGEAAVGLAIIIVVFRGKISTNVDEMNLLKW, from the coding sequence ATGATTCCGTTGTCCGCATACGTGGTCGTCAGCGCGATTCTCTTTGCGACCGGCCTCCTTGGGGTGCTGATCCGGCGCAATTTCATCATCGTCCTGATGGCCGTCGAGATCATGCTGAATGCCGCCAATATCAATCTGGTGGCGTTTTCGCACTATCTGGAGTCAATGCAGGGACAAATCGTCGCCTTGTTCATCATTGCCATCGCCGCAGGTGAAGCGGCGGTCGGCTTGGCCATCATCATTGTGGTCTTCCGCGGCAAAATCTCCACCAACGTCGACGAGATGAACCTGCTGAAGTGGTAA
- a CDS encoding NADH-quinone oxidoreductase subunit N, which yields MNFSLTMSPSDLLLLLPELFLTAWLCFVVIVDFSFKRIVQEQLAYLSILGLAITLGCLAWFDVSGISGTLFAKMFVVDRMALFFKMLILGATILVILISIDYVHRFSFFRGEYYFLVVMSALGMMFMASANDLLSLFVTLEFSTFGFYVLVAYLREDVASNEAGLKFFILGVFAAGLLAYGISLVYGETGKLVFSDMTSAQATSGLVIGFLLIFAALGFKIGAVPFHSWIPDTYHGAPTPVTAFLSIAPKVAAFAILLRMFLVALSTFKPAWALLLVAASILSMTYGNIVAIAQRNIKRLLAYSGIAQVGNVLIGLAAGTKMGSDSILFYLLTYMFANLGAFAVIIAVSSAVGSDEIEDYRGLNRRSPFLAFAMLIFLLSLAGVPPLAGFIGKIYIFVAAIKEGLYTLITVGLLNIVISMYYYLVVVKKMYINEPIDATPIKTSGPMRAVVYIGLAGTLVIGIYPQPFIDWVVSATLMFSNLVGPAASIPPAAPPFGG from the coding sequence ATGAACTTTTCACTCACGATGTCACCCAGCGACCTCTTGCTCCTGCTGCCGGAGCTCTTCCTGACGGCTTGGCTGTGCTTCGTCGTCATCGTCGACTTTTCGTTCAAACGAATAGTCCAGGAACAGCTGGCCTACCTCAGCATCTTGGGCCTTGCGATCACGTTGGGCTGTCTGGCCTGGTTCGACGTCAGCGGCATCAGCGGGACCCTCTTCGCCAAGATGTTCGTCGTCGACCGCATGGCGCTGTTCTTCAAGATGCTGATCCTCGGCGCCACGATCCTGGTGATCTTGATCTCCATCGACTACGTCCATCGCTTCTCGTTCTTCCGCGGTGAATATTATTTCCTGGTCGTGATGTCGGCCTTGGGCATGATGTTCATGGCCTCCGCGAACGATCTCCTGTCTCTGTTCGTCACGCTGGAGTTTTCCACCTTCGGCTTCTACGTGCTCGTGGCCTATCTCCGTGAGGACGTCGCATCCAACGAAGCCGGCCTTAAGTTCTTCATTCTCGGCGTCTTTGCCGCAGGGTTGCTTGCCTACGGCATCAGCCTGGTCTATGGCGAGACCGGGAAGCTCGTCTTCTCCGACATGACCAGCGCCCAGGCCACATCGGGCCTGGTGATCGGGTTCCTGCTGATCTTTGCGGCGCTCGGTTTCAAGATCGGCGCGGTCCCCTTCCATTCCTGGATTCCGGACACGTATCACGGCGCCCCAACCCCGGTGACGGCATTCCTGTCCATCGCGCCGAAGGTTGCGGCATTCGCGATCCTGTTGCGCATGTTCCTGGTCGCCCTGTCGACCTTCAAGCCGGCCTGGGCTCTGCTGCTGGTTGCGGCCTCGATCCTGTCCATGACCTACGGCAACATCGTTGCGATCGCGCAGCGCAACATCAAGCGATTGCTGGCCTATTCCGGTATCGCGCAGGTCGGCAACGTGTTGATCGGTCTCGCAGCCGGCACGAAAATGGGCAGCGATTCGATCCTCTTCTACCTGCTGACTTACATGTTTGCGAACCTGGGAGCCTTCGCGGTGATCATCGCCGTGAGCAGCGCGGTGGGGAGTGATGAAATTGAAGATTACCGAGGGTTGAATCGGCGGTCTCCGTTCCTCGCCTTTGCCATGCTGATTTTCCTCCTATCGCTGGCCGGCGTGCCTCCGTTGGCGGGATTCATCGGCAAGATCTACATTTTCGTGGCCGCCATCAAGGAAGGCCTGTATACGCTGATTACGGTCGGTCTCCTCAACATCGTCATCTCGATGTACTACTACCTCGTGGTCGTGAAGAAGATGTACATCAACGAGCCGATCGACGCCACGCCCATCAAAACGAGCGGCCCCATGCGAGCGGTCGTATATATTGGCCTGGCGGGCACACTGGTCATCGGCATTTACCCGCAGCCCTTCATCGATTGGGTCGTCTCCGCGACCCTCATGTTCTCGAATCTGGTCGGCCCCGCGGCTTCCATTCCGCCAGCCGCTCCGCCCTTCGGTGGCTGA
- a CDS encoding NADH-quinone oxidoreductase subunit M — protein sequence MADYVLLIILFAPFVGALALIFVSNRQATLVRGIAAGSAFVALVASIYLFYAYDPIKGGFQFLQRIEWSRQLGISLYLGVDGIGTPLVLASCILLFAGVFVSWHIKDRAKEFYIWILILAAATIGVFMSLDLFFLYFFYEMSVIPMYLLLGMWGSHTKKYLEMTDPDGLKQRDSVGFIFNFGANSKEYAAMKLVLFLSAFAVAAFMGILLIYKFSGLNTFDILVLREKAHFTGPLATLIWVLIFFGFASIAPLWPLHSWSPVGHAAAPAATSMLHAGVLMKLGHFSIIRVAYEILPETTRELMPMAAVLCIFSIVYGGLVAYYAKDTKYVIGYSSSSHMGYVFLGMAALDYISLSGAVIYMFAHAMATGMLFAMAGWVYDQTHTRDIPSLGGLSNRMPFISACFVIGCMASIGMPGTVNFIAEVMIIVGSWNKYPFQVVVAVLGIVLTLGYLFKMMRGLFYGAMAEKYSHSHDAVAVVDRLPLLIMITVSIGFGIFPGHLYTVVRSGVDPLIARVTKVVPVAEQPTVAAPPLAQTGRPSNEPIAKVTAR from the coding sequence ATGGCTGATTATGTACTGCTGATCATTCTGTTTGCGCCATTCGTCGGAGCGCTGGCGCTGATCTTCGTCTCCAACCGCCAAGCGACGCTGGTGCGCGGCATTGCAGCCGGATCCGCTTTCGTGGCGCTGGTCGCCTCGATCTACCTGTTCTACGCCTACGATCCGATCAAGGGCGGATTCCAGTTCCTTCAGCGCATTGAATGGTCACGGCAGCTCGGCATCTCACTGTATCTCGGGGTCGATGGTATCGGAACCCCTCTGGTTCTGGCGTCGTGCATCCTTCTCTTTGCCGGAGTCTTCGTGTCCTGGCACATCAAGGACCGGGCCAAGGAATTCTACATCTGGATTCTGATTCTGGCGGCCGCCACAATCGGCGTATTCATGTCCTTGGACCTGTTCTTCCTGTATTTCTTCTATGAGATGTCGGTCATTCCGATGTACTTGCTCCTCGGCATGTGGGGCAGCCACACCAAGAAGTACCTTGAGATGACCGATCCGGATGGACTCAAACAGCGGGACTCGGTCGGTTTCATTTTCAATTTTGGCGCCAACAGCAAAGAGTATGCAGCCATGAAGCTGGTGCTCTTTCTCTCGGCGTTCGCCGTCGCCGCCTTCATGGGCATCCTCCTCATCTATAAGTTCTCGGGCCTGAATACTTTCGATATCCTGGTGCTCCGAGAAAAGGCGCACTTCACCGGGCCGCTGGCAACGCTCATCTGGGTACTGATCTTCTTTGGGTTTGCCTCGATCGCGCCCTTGTGGCCCTTGCACTCCTGGTCGCCCGTCGGGCATGCAGCCGCGCCGGCCGCCACGAGCATGCTGCACGCCGGCGTCCTCATGAAGCTCGGCCACTTCTCGATCATCCGCGTGGCATACGAAATCCTCCCGGAGACAACCCGCGAGCTCATGCCGATGGCGGCCGTCCTTTGTATTTTCAGTATTGTCTACGGCGGCTTGGTGGCGTATTACGCGAAGGACACCAAGTATGTCATCGGCTATTCCAGCTCCAGCCACATGGGCTATGTGTTTCTCGGCATGGCGGCTCTTGACTACATCAGCCTGAGCGGAGCAGTCATTTATATGTTCGCCCACGCGATGGCAACGGGGATGCTCTTCGCCATGGCCGGGTGGGTCTATGACCAAACGCATACTCGCGACATTCCGTCTCTCGGAGGCCTGTCCAACCGCATGCCGTTCATCTCAGCCTGTTTCGTAATCGGCTGTATGGCCTCGATCGGCATGCCCGGCACCGTCAACTTCATCGCCGAAGTGATGATCATCGTCGGCAGCTGGAACAAGTATCCGTTCCAGGTCGTGGTGGCGGTCCTCGGCATCGTGCTCACCCTGGGCTATCTGTTCAAGATGATGCGGGGCCTGTTCTATGGCGCCATGGCCGAGAAGTACAGCCATTCGCACGATGCGGTGGCCGTCGTCGACCGTCTCCCGCTGTTGATCATGATCACGGTGAGCATCGGATTCGGCATTTTCCCGGGGCATCTCTACACGGTCGTTCGATCCGGGGTCGATCCCTTGATTGCGCGGGTGACGAAGGTCGTGCCGGTTGCGGAGCAACCGACCGTGGCTGCGCCTCCCCTTGCGCAGACCGGACGCCCCTCGAATGAACCGATCGCGAAGGTGACCGCCCGATGA
- a CDS encoding response regulator — MTVSKPILLAEDNPRDAELALAAMEEHHLADKVILCHDGAEVLDYLYCRGQFKTRLQGNPAVVFLDLKMPKVNGLEVLRTIKSDATLKPIPVVMLTSSREERDLVESYALGANAYVVKPVEFHQFLKAVKELGIFWGVINEPPPEGTGPSPS, encoded by the coding sequence ATGACCGTCTCCAAACCGATTCTCCTTGCTGAAGACAACCCCCGTGACGCAGAACTGGCGCTGGCCGCGATGGAGGAACATCACCTCGCGGACAAGGTCATCCTCTGTCACGACGGCGCCGAGGTGCTCGATTACCTCTACTGCCGAGGCCAGTTCAAGACGCGCCTTCAGGGCAATCCGGCAGTCGTGTTTCTCGACCTGAAGATGCCGAAGGTCAATGGCCTGGAAGTGCTGCGGACGATCAAGAGCGACGCTACCCTGAAGCCGATCCCCGTGGTCATGTTGACCTCGTCACGGGAAGAGCGGGATCTGGTGGAGAGCTACGCCCTTGGCGCCAACGCCTACGTCGTCAAGCCGGTCGAATTTCATCAATTCTTGAAAGCGGTGAAGGAACTCGGGATTTTCTGGGGCGTGATCAACGAACCGCCTCCCGAAGGCACCGGTCCGTCACCCAGCTAG